A genome region from Streptomyces pratensis includes the following:
- a CDS encoding M15 family metallopeptidase, whose translation MTGTARILRALAAAGAALLAVTAAAPVAAARPEPKAPPEFVDLRSVDPTIITEMRYTTAHNFMGEPVDGYRQPVCILTRPAARALRTAQRSLLRQGYSLKVYDCYRPQRAVDHFVRWAKDLDDQAMKDEFYPMVDKTRLFEDGYIAEKSGHSRGSTVDLTLVKLPALPARPYEPGEELAPCFAPKDERFPDNSVDMGTGYDCFDTLSHTDDPRVQGAQRAHRQMLKGTLSRLGFVNLAEEWWHFTYKPELFPDTYFDFPVARRSVAGH comes from the coding sequence ATGACAGGAACTGCTCGTATTCTCCGCGCTCTGGCCGCTGCCGGCGCCGCTCTGCTCGCTGTGACCGCCGCGGCGCCGGTTGCGGCGGCCAGGCCCGAACCCAAGGCTCCGCCGGAGTTCGTCGACCTCCGCTCCGTCGATCCGACGATCATCACGGAGATGCGCTACACCACCGCGCACAACTTCATGGGAGAGCCGGTGGACGGCTACCGGCAGCCCGTCTGCATCCTGACCCGGCCCGCCGCCCGGGCGCTGCGCACGGCCCAGCGGAGCCTGCTGCGTCAGGGCTACTCGCTCAAGGTGTACGACTGCTACCGGCCGCAGCGCGCTGTGGACCACTTCGTGCGCTGGGCGAAGGATCTCGACGACCAGGCCATGAAGGACGAGTTCTATCCGATGGTCGACAAGACACGGCTGTTCGAGGACGGTTACATCGCGGAGAAGTCCGGGCACAGCCGGGGCAGCACGGTGGACCTCACCCTGGTGAAGCTGCCGGCGCTACCGGCCAGGCCGTACGAGCCGGGCGAGGAGCTGGCTCCGTGCTTCGCGCCGAAGGACGAACGCTTCCCCGACAACTCGGTCGACATGGGCACGGGTTACGACTGCTTCGACACTCTGTCCCACACGGACGACCCCCGGGTGCAGGGGGCGCAGCGTGCCCACCGGCAGATGCTCAAGGGGACGCTCTCGCGTCTCGGGTTCGTGAATCTGGCGGAGGAGTGGTGGCACTTCACCTACAAGCCCGAGCTCTTCCCTGACACCTATTTCGACTTCCCGGTGGCGAGGCGCTCCGTCGCGGGGCACTGA
- a CDS encoding GTP-binding protein: protein MAFGRSSRKKRHVEPVTLKILVAGGFGVGKTTLVGAVSEIRPLRTEERLSEAGRPVDDVAGVEGKSTTTVAMDFGRITLREDLVLYVFGTPGQDRFWFLWDELAQGALGAVVLADTRRLEDCFAAVDYFERRGIPFTVAVNLFEGAEQFPTETVRAALDLDPEVPVLLCDARDRASVRDVLVAVVEHAMVRAGRLREPART from the coding sequence ATGGCCTTCGGGCGCTCTAGCCGCAAGAAGCGGCACGTCGAGCCCGTCACCCTCAAAATCCTGGTGGCGGGCGGCTTCGGTGTGGGCAAGACGACCCTGGTGGGGGCGGTCAGCGAGATCAGACCGCTCCGTACGGAGGAGAGGCTGAGCGAGGCGGGCCGCCCCGTCGACGACGTCGCGGGGGTCGAGGGCAAGAGCACCACAACGGTGGCCATGGACTTCGGCCGGATCACCCTGCGCGAGGATCTGGTCCTCTACGTGTTCGGGACCCCCGGGCAGGACCGCTTCTGGTTCCTCTGGGACGAGCTGGCCCAGGGTGCCCTGGGCGCCGTGGTCCTCGCGGACACCCGGCGGCTGGAGGACTGCTTCGCGGCGGTCGACTACTTCGAGCGCCGGGGGATCCCGTTCACGGTCGCGGTCAACCTTTTCGAGGGCGCCGAACAGTTCCCCACCGAGACGGTACGGGCGGCACTCGACCTGGACCCCGAGGTGCCGGTGCTCCTCTGCGACGCACGCGACCGGGCATCCGTCCGGGACGTGCTCGTCGCAGTCGTGGAACACGCCATGGTGCGTGCGGGCCGGCTCCGCGAACCCGCCAGGACCTGA
- a CDS encoding DUF962 domain-containing protein: MSQQTFDSYEEFWPYYVAMHSRAATRWVHLTGTLTGLAVSAYGLARGRRRYALALPLIGYGTAWPAHFLIEKNNPATFGHPAWSLRGDAQMIRMMLAGRDAELAETAAKWLAENP, encoded by the coding sequence ATGTCACAGCAGACGTTCGATTCCTATGAAGAGTTCTGGCCCTACTACGTCGCCATGCACTCCAGGGCGGCGACCCGGTGGGTCCATCTGACCGGCACCCTGACCGGCCTCGCGGTGTCCGCGTACGGTCTGGCACGCGGCCGCAGGCGTTACGCGCTGGCGTTGCCTCTGATCGGATACGGCACCGCGTGGCCCGCCCACTTCCTCATCGAAAAGAACAACCCGGCCACGTTCGGGCATCCCGCGTGGTCCCTGCGGGGCGATGCGCAGATGATCCGGATGATGCTCGCCGGGCGTGACGCCGAACTGGCGGAGACCGCGGCGAAGTGGCTCGCAGAGAATCCGTGA
- a CDS encoding glycoside hydrolase family 31 protein: protein MDGRDLVRSVKMVGSVQGMRTMRSAWRHRRADARALAPRGAERARVPGLLISAEPGPGGGVVRFARSQLLVRVAVGGAVFWSWDGAGPLPSYALPGDEPESDPRARLEPDANGGWRVVSERLTVVVSRHGGVELRTPGGVLLRRELPPRWWEPVEGGEARWVQRSEVPADARFFGLGGRAGGPRLREGTYRLWNTDPGGRFGPGDDPLYLTMPVQVVVSDAGTHLAFHDNSWSGGVTLREGEEGAGSGHDRPGTCEVRIDGGPLRCWVVAGTPARVLQGWTALTGAPALPPSWALGPQHARWGFGSEQEVRRVVAGYRERGLPLSVLHLDIDHFDAHQVFTVDRERFPGLPVLAKELREDGVRLVSIVDPAVRASAGNAVFDSGLKVGAEGAFVRDPQGQAVLGEVWPGECVYPDFTDPLVREWWGTLYEERLAQGFAGVWHDMNEPVAFSAFGDPSLPRSSRHSLEGRGGDHREAHNVYAMAMAMAGYEGLRRLRPGDRPFLFSRSGWAGMQRYGGTWSGDVATGWPGLRASLALVLGLGLCGVPYSGPDVGGFDGSPSPELYLRWFQLGSYMPLFRTHAAIDAGRREPWEFGPEVLAHARAALEERERMRPYFVTLAQLARLTGAPYVRPVWWGGSRDRELRDCEDAFLLGDALLVAPVLEEGADRRTVRLPRGRWYDTASGLAYEGPGQVVVDAPLSRIPVLARAGAVIPVRGDGGSLELEVWAPPAGRTGGGLVVRDMGDGWAGAEVERYASCLRAGRVVVERSGEKGPVPYPVRVRGLPDPPQP from the coding sequence ATGGATGGTCGTGACCTGGTGCGCTCGGTGAAAATGGTCGGTTCTGTACAGGGGATGCGTACGATGCGCTCGGCCTGGCGGCATAGGCGTGCGGATGCGCGGGCGCTGGCGCCTCGCGGTGCGGAGCGGGCCCGTGTGCCCGGCCTTCTGATCAGTGCGGAGCCCGGTCCGGGCGGTGGGGTCGTGCGGTTCGCCCGCTCGCAGCTGCTGGTCCGTGTGGCGGTGGGCGGTGCGGTGTTCTGGTCCTGGGACGGTGCCGGTCCGCTGCCCTCGTACGCCCTGCCCGGGGACGAGCCGGAGTCCGATCCACGGGCGCGTCTCGAGCCGGACGCGAACGGCGGCTGGCGGGTGGTGTCGGAGCGGCTGACGGTCGTCGTGTCGCGGCACGGCGGCGTGGAGCTGCGGACGCCGGGTGGTGTGCTGCTGCGCCGGGAGCTGCCGCCGCGCTGGTGGGAACCGGTGGAGGGTGGCGAGGCGCGGTGGGTGCAGCGGTCCGAGGTTCCGGCCGATGCGCGCTTCTTCGGGCTGGGCGGGCGGGCCGGCGGGCCGAGGCTGAGGGAGGGTACGTACCGGCTGTGGAACACCGATCCGGGCGGGCGCTTCGGTCCTGGGGACGACCCTCTGTATCTGACGATGCCGGTGCAGGTGGTGGTGTCCGACGCGGGGACCCATCTCGCGTTCCACGACAACTCCTGGTCGGGCGGGGTGACTCTCCGGGAGGGCGAGGAGGGCGCCGGCTCCGGGCACGACAGGCCCGGCACCTGTGAGGTCCGGATCGACGGCGGTCCGCTCCGCTGCTGGGTGGTCGCGGGTACGCCGGCCAGGGTGCTACAAGGCTGGACGGCGCTGACGGGGGCTCCCGCGCTGCCCCCGTCGTGGGCGCTGGGTCCCCAGCACGCCCGGTGGGGTTTCGGCAGCGAGCAGGAGGTACGCCGGGTCGTCGCGGGGTACCGGGAGCGTGGCCTGCCCCTGTCGGTGTTGCACCTCGACATCGACCACTTCGACGCGCACCAGGTGTTCACGGTCGACCGGGAGCGGTTCCCCGGTCTTCCCGTGCTGGCGAAGGAGCTGCGCGAGGACGGCGTCCGGCTGGTCTCGATCGTCGATCCGGCGGTGCGGGCGTCGGCGGGGAACGCGGTGTTCGACAGCGGGCTGAAGGTCGGCGCGGAGGGCGCGTTCGTCCGGGACCCTCAGGGGCAGGCCGTGCTCGGTGAGGTGTGGCCGGGTGAGTGCGTCTATCCGGATTTCACCGATCCACTGGTGCGGGAGTGGTGGGGCACGCTGTACGAGGAGCGCCTCGCCCAGGGATTCGCCGGGGTGTGGCACGACATGAACGAGCCGGTGGCGTTCTCCGCCTTCGGGGACCCGTCGCTGCCTCGTTCGTCCCGGCACTCCCTGGAGGGCCGTGGCGGGGACCACCGTGAGGCCCACAACGTGTATGCGATGGCGATGGCGATGGCCGGGTACGAGGGGTTGCGCCGGCTGCGCCCCGGCGACCGGCCCTTCCTGTTCTCCCGTTCGGGCTGGGCGGGGATGCAGCGGTACGGGGGCACCTGGTCCGGTGATGTGGCGACGGGGTGGCCGGGGCTCCGGGCCTCGCTGGCCCTGGTGCTGGGGCTCGGGCTCTGCGGTGTGCCGTATTCGGGGCCCGATGTCGGCGGGTTCGACGGCTCGCCGTCCCCCGAGCTCTATCTGCGCTGGTTCCAACTGGGCTCGTACATGCCGTTGTTCCGGACTCACGCGGCCATCGACGCGGGACGCCGGGAGCCGTGGGAGTTCGGTCCGGAGGTGCTGGCGCACGCCAGGGCGGCTCTGGAGGAGCGGGAGCGGATGCGCCCGTACTTCGTGACGCTGGCTCAGCTGGCCCGGCTGACGGGCGCTCCGTATGTACGGCCGGTGTGGTGGGGCGGGTCACGGGACCGGGAGCTGCGGGACTGTGAGGACGCGTTCCTGCTGGGTGACGCGCTGCTGGTCGCGCCCGTGCTGGAGGAGGGGGCGGACCGCAGGACGGTGCGGCTGCCGCGCGGGCGGTGGTACGACACGGCGAGCGGGCTGGCGTACGAAGGGCCCGGGCAGGTGGTGGTCGACGCGCCGCTGTCACGGATTCCCGTGCTGGCCCGGGCCGGCGCGGTGATCCCGGTGCGGGGCGACGGGGGGAGCCTCGAACTGGAGGTGTGGGCTCCGCCGGCTGGGCGCACCGGGGGCGGGCTGGTCGTGCGGGACATGGGTGACGGCTGGGCGGGGGCCGAGGTGGAGCGCTACGCGTCGTGTCTTCGGGCGGGGCGTGTGGTGGTCGAGCGGAGCGGGGAGAAGGGGCCGGTGCCCTACCCCGTCCGTGTGCGGGGGCTGCCTGACCCGCCTCAGCCGTAG
- a CDS encoding DUF742 domain-containing protein, with protein MSADSVRDTAPGPPPAEAGASRWYDAEAGPVVRPYAMTRGRTSSASRHRLDLIAIVVPEPAADDPGRDQTLSPEHVEIVELCSDMPQSIAELASGLDLPVGVVRVLVGDLVEDELVHVTRPVPPAELPDESLLREVINGLRAL; from the coding sequence ATGAGCGCAGACTCCGTCCGGGACACCGCGCCCGGACCACCGCCCGCAGAAGCGGGAGCCTCCCGCTGGTACGACGCCGAAGCGGGTCCGGTGGTCCGGCCCTACGCGATGACCCGGGGACGAACCAGCAGCGCCTCCCGTCATCGTCTCGACCTGATCGCGATCGTCGTCCCCGAACCGGCGGCCGACGATCCCGGCCGGGATCAGACGCTCTCCCCGGAACACGTGGAGATCGTCGAACTGTGCAGCGACATGCCCCAGTCCATCGCCGAGCTCGCCTCCGGACTGGATCTCCCCGTCGGGGTGGTCCGTGTCCTGGTCGGTGACCTCGTCGAGGACGAGCTGGTGCACGTCACCCGTCCCGTTCCGCCGGCCGAGCTGCCGGACGAGAGCCTTCTCCGTGAGGTGATCAATGGCCTTCGGGCGCTCTAG
- a CDS encoding acetoacetate--CoA ligase produces MTSAAGEAPLWQPDPERVEAAAVTRFQRWAAGRHGAPADGGYAALHRWSVDELETFWQAVADWFDVRFSTPYEAVLGDRAMPGAQWFPGATLNYAEHALRTADDPLRADAPALLYVDETHTQLAVSWSELRRQVASLAAELRALGVTPGDRVSGYLPNIPQAVVAFLATAAVGGVWTSCAPDFGARSVLDRFQQVEPVVLFTVDGYRYGGKEHDRTGTVAELRSELPTLRAVVHIPLLGTDAPDGALEWSALTASDTEPVFEQVPFEHPLWVLYSSGTTGLPKAIVQSQGGILLEHFKQIGLHCDLGPDDRFFWYTSTGWMMWNFLVSGLLTGTTVVLYDGSPGHPDVQAQWRVAEQTGATFFGTSAAYVMACRKADVHPGRDHDLSRVQCVATTGSPLPPDGFRWLHDEVADDLWIASVSGGTDVCSCFAGAVPTLPVHIGELQAPCLGTDLQSWDPAGEPLTGEVGELVVTAPMPSMPVRFWNDPDGSRYHDSYFDMYPGVWRHGDWITITDRGSVVIHGRSDSTLNRQGVRMGSADIYEAVERLPEIRESLVIGLEEPDGGYWMPLFVHLADGATLDDELRDSIKRTIRENLSPRHVPDEVIEVPGIPHTLTGKRIEVPVKRLLQGTALAKAVNPGSIDDLELLGFYEDLARRRL; encoded by the coding sequence ATGACCTCAGCAGCCGGCGAAGCCCCCCTCTGGCAGCCCGATCCCGAACGCGTCGAGGCCGCGGCCGTCACCCGCTTCCAGCGATGGGCGGCCGGACGCCACGGAGCGCCGGCCGACGGCGGCTACGCGGCACTGCACCGCTGGTCGGTCGACGAACTCGAGACCTTCTGGCAGGCCGTCGCCGACTGGTTCGACGTACGCTTCTCCACCCCGTACGAGGCCGTCCTCGGCGACCGCGCCATGCCCGGCGCCCAGTGGTTCCCCGGAGCCACCCTCAACTACGCCGAGCACGCCCTGCGCACGGCCGACGACCCGCTCCGCGCGGACGCCCCCGCTCTGCTGTACGTCGACGAGACCCACACCCAGCTCGCCGTCAGCTGGTCCGAACTCCGGCGCCAGGTCGCCTCGCTGGCCGCCGAACTCCGCGCCCTCGGCGTCACCCCCGGCGACCGGGTCAGCGGGTACCTCCCCAACATCCCGCAGGCGGTCGTCGCGTTCCTCGCCACTGCCGCGGTCGGCGGGGTATGGACCTCCTGCGCCCCCGACTTCGGGGCCCGCAGCGTCCTGGACCGCTTCCAGCAGGTCGAACCTGTCGTGCTGTTCACCGTCGACGGCTACCGCTACGGCGGCAAGGAACACGACCGCACCGGCACCGTGGCCGAGCTCCGCAGCGAGCTCCCCACCCTGCGCGCGGTCGTACACATCCCGCTTCTCGGCACGGACGCACCCGACGGCGCCCTCGAATGGTCGGCGCTCACCGCCTCCGACACCGAACCCGTCTTCGAGCAGGTCCCGTTCGAACACCCGCTGTGGGTGCTGTACTCCTCCGGTACCACCGGGCTTCCGAAGGCGATCGTCCAGTCCCAGGGCGGCATCCTCCTCGAACACTTCAAGCAGATCGGGCTGCACTGCGACCTCGGCCCCGACGACCGCTTCTTCTGGTACACCTCCACCGGCTGGATGATGTGGAACTTCCTCGTCTCCGGCCTGCTCACCGGCACCACCGTCGTGCTGTACGACGGCAGTCCCGGCCACCCGGACGTACAGGCCCAGTGGCGTGTCGCCGAACAGACCGGCGCGACCTTCTTCGGCACGTCGGCCGCCTACGTCATGGCCTGCCGGAAAGCGGACGTCCACCCCGGCCGGGACCACGACCTCAGCCGCGTCCAGTGCGTCGCCACCACGGGCTCCCCGCTCCCGCCCGACGGCTTCCGCTGGCTCCACGACGAGGTCGCCGACGACCTGTGGATCGCCTCCGTGAGCGGCGGGACCGACGTCTGCAGCTGCTTCGCGGGCGCGGTCCCCACCCTGCCGGTCCACATCGGAGAGCTCCAGGCCCCCTGTCTCGGCACCGATCTCCAGTCCTGGGACCCCGCCGGCGAACCGCTCACCGGCGAGGTCGGCGAACTCGTCGTGACCGCACCCATGCCGTCCATGCCGGTCCGCTTCTGGAACGACCCCGACGGCAGCCGCTACCACGACAGCTACTTCGACATGTACCCCGGCGTCTGGCGCCACGGCGACTGGATCACCATCACCGACCGGGGCTCGGTCGTCATCCACGGCCGCTCCGACTCCACCCTCAACCGCCAGGGCGTGCGGATGGGCTCCGCCGACATCTACGAGGCGGTCGAACGGCTCCCCGAGATCCGCGAGTCACTCGTCATCGGCCTCGAAGAACCGGACGGTGGCTACTGGATGCCCCTGTTCGTCCACCTCGCCGACGGCGCCACGCTCGACGACGAACTCCGGGACAGCATCAAGCGGACCATCCGTGAGAACCTCTCCCCCCGCCACGTACCGGACGAGGTCATCGAGGTCCCCGGCATCCCCCACACCCTCACCGGCAAGCGCATCGAGGTCCCGGTCAAACGGCTCCTCCAGGGCACAGCCCTCGCCAAGGCTGTCAACCCCGGTTCCATCGACGACCTGGAACTCCTCGGCTTCTACGAGGACCTCGCCCGCCGGCGCCTCTGA
- a CDS encoding NUDIX domain-containing protein — MKDSHCGSCGTPYAADTWPRTCTACGHTAYRNPLPVAVALLPVTGPHGTGLVVITRTIPPHQGGIALPGGYVDAAEDWRHAVVRELGEETGIQADETDVRLADALSSPDGHLLLFGLLPPRPAGELPPSAPTDETAGYDVLGTPEELVFPLHTRAARSWFAGAYG; from the coding sequence GTGAAGGACTCCCACTGCGGCAGCTGCGGGACCCCGTACGCCGCCGACACCTGGCCCCGCACCTGCACTGCCTGCGGGCACACCGCCTACCGCAATCCGCTGCCCGTAGCGGTCGCCCTGCTGCCCGTCACCGGACCGCACGGCACCGGCCTCGTCGTCATCACCCGCACCATCCCCCCGCACCAGGGCGGGATCGCGCTGCCCGGCGGCTACGTCGACGCGGCCGAGGACTGGCGCCACGCCGTCGTGCGCGAACTCGGCGAGGAGACCGGAATCCAGGCCGACGAGACGGACGTACGCCTCGCCGACGCCCTGAGCTCACCCGACGGCCACCTGCTCCTCTTCGGCCTGCTCCCGCCGCGCCCCGCCGGGGAACTCCCGCCCTCCGCACCGACGGACGAGACCGCGGGGTACGACGTGCTGGGAACCCCGGAAGAACTCGTCTTCCCGCTGCACACCCGGGCAGCGCGCTCCTGGTTCGCCGGCGCCTACGGCTGA